Genomic DNA from Xiphophorus hellerii strain 12219 chromosome 16, Xiphophorus_hellerii-4.1, whole genome shotgun sequence:
tagcagctaacagctagctcctcactCCAACGGCTCTGCTAGCCGGTACcgttcagctgctgttgctgctcctacactttggactgaaccattgttctaaatAATGGAGGGGGGACCTGaaaatttaatcttatttttttctgagataaatggcagatttatttcgctttttgtttcttttgccttttcatattgatattatttaaatgcaaacttttcttcaatgatttttttggggggggggaaattctagacttttccaagattggggGGGTCCGGACCCCCCTGAAACTGCCAGGATTTACGCCTGTGCCTCAGACATaacctaacacacacacacacacacacacacacacacacacacacagaataaagaaaatagaaatagaggatgtgaaaacctcaatgtaaataatcatgttgctcagtttgtgtctcataaagatgaaaCTCATCGTCTGAATGCATCTATTTATTCTCACTAGAGAGAAACCAGGGCTGATCAAACAGTTTGATTATTGAAGGTGATCAGGTGTGGAGACAATCCCAGGTATATCAGTAGCTGCATCAAGGTGAGCCGCTACCTgaggagctttggctctgatggagaacatggagccattgatcagagatcagattgATCTGCTGGTTTCTGAGCGTTTAGAttcatccagactgatcatcctggagctctgagcagaacttaaagcaggtaccggtaccggtaccggtccagctgcagccgtCCTCCAGTGGAGCCGcccgctttgtgaatgcgccttaTGGACAGAAATCATCTGGACTCTGTAATTGTAACTTCTGCTCATGATTCCTGGATTCAGAAGAAACGTTTAAATCCCGGCTGAACGCTCTGCTGCTCTGAGATTTTAGGATTCATTTGGaggtttttaaatttattatttttatttttatgagctGACCTTATGTGTcctgaaagcaccttttaaataaaatatacaataataaTGATCATAAATACCTAGTCTGCTACAAACAAGgtcgttgccatggttactgctTCACGTGGCGGCAGACTTCctggtatttatactaattaatattaagatgtttttatggAGGCGACAggcggagcagcagctgctctgtttcCCCTAAACCAGGATCTATAAAGGAACGGTGCGCACGCCTTTAGACATCCGGGGTTTGTGTGCCgcacttttctacatttttccgtaggccaagttttagtgtgaaaactgcgcgCTGTTTTATACATGAGGCCTCTGAACATCAAGCCAGGCAGAGGAGCAGaaacactgccacctgcaggtgggaatCAGCATCACTTAAACCCGACGTTCAATTTGTTATAAACTCAACGAAACATTAGCGTGAAAATGATGGGATCTGATGACCTGACGTTAATTTCCCTGAAAACTGGAGCAACTGCAGAtatctgctctctgattggatGATTCCATCTTGCAGCAGTTCCTGTCAGCTTCCAAAGATTCTGGCGGTTCTGGTCAGGTTGGAACccggaccagaaccaaaaaCCAACTCACTCTTTTCCTTCTTCATCGATGTCGTCCACTTCATACCTGCAGAGAGAGCAGAGCAGGAGAAGCTGAGCTGCTTGCAGACCAACATGGTGTCTAGATAAACCGGCCCGGACTGagccggaccggaccggacggAAGCTCACTTGTTGGTGGAGTGGTTGTAGCTGACCACCTCGGCCAGGATCCACTGCTCGTCTCCATCCACGGCCTTCACCCGCGCCGCCACCTTGTCGCCCTGCTTGGCCACGTAGTCACTGCTGGCCGGGATCGCGCCGCACAGAGGAGGAGGGCTGTGGAggcaggaggtcagaggtcaaatcAGCCACAGTTAGTTGAAACAATCAACTTTATCTGAGAAACATTTGACTCTGACGTAAAACAAGATGGTAGAAACACTGGAGGCTGCAGTTCGCTTGTGTTTTCATCACAAGCTAAcccagtgcttctcaattccagtcctcaggcctccctgctctgcatgttttagatgtgcctctattccagaacagctgattgcAAATGACTGCATGACCATCAatgctgcagaagcctgttaatctcCCACATATTCAATCCAGGTgagtggcagaagggaaacaaataaaacatgcagggcagggaggcctgaggactggaattgagaagcttcaaacattttctctgacaaATCAGAACTGATTGTTACaaagactgaaggctgcagcaCTGTCACTAAAACATTGATGAGATTTCACTTTGTTGCAATTTGGTGCTAGCTCTGGCTAATATTGCTATCTATAGCTCATGGTGCTAGCTCTAGCTAATGCCATTAGCTCTAGCTAATGGCATTAACTCTAGCTAATGGCATTAGCTCTAGCTCATGGTGTTAGCTCATGCTAATGTCATTAAGCATCAGTCCCAGAAGTCCAGAATAAGGTCAGGGGAAGCTGCAGCAGGGAAAGTTCTGGATCCAGATATACCAGGCGGTACCTCTCTCCAGGTTTGCCAATCCACAGCGGGAGCGTCATGGCCGACTGCTGCAGCAGCGTCATCAGGACGCCGCGCCTCATGGTCTTCCTGGGGGGGTCGCTGTCGCTGTAAACTCCAGCCATCTTAGCAGCTGAGGAGCAAAAACACACAGCGCTGCTGAGGATGAGATCTGGCACCAGGAGAACCGATCCTCactggaagaggaagaggaccTACCGATCCGCCGCTCCTCCAGCAGAGACTTGATCTCAGCGATCTTATCCAGAGCGTGGCGCAGGATGCTGCAGCAGGGAGACAGAGAACAGCTGCATCAGCAGGAGATTCACCAGATTCACCAAACTACAGGAAATGTTTCACCTGCACTCAGCCTCTGCATCGGCCTTCGCTGTGGTGTACAGGCCCCTCAGCTTGGTGCGGTAGTATGGAGACGCTGCAGGAGACAGAGGACGAGTTAGCAACACCTGATGTTCCCATGgaaaccaatcacagccagtcAGGCTCCTCTTTTCAGGCCGCAACGCTTCCCAAGAGAAGTGGAGAGAAGGCTGGAGGCAGAGTGAAGTCAGGATGAGCAAAATGAGAGCAGAAGATCCTGAGACCCTGAAGGTCCTCGAGGAACAGCTTCAGCTGGCCagcagtgacctctgacccctcagAGGGAAGGGTCAGAGGTCCAAGGAAAAACTTTCTTGGACAGCGTTGCAGCCTGAAACGTGGGAGTGGAAGGACATCAGCTCCGGTTAACGGTGGACTGCTGGCCTCCATCTTGCTCCCACATGAAGCCTGAGTCAACATGGCGGCGGCAGCCTGACTGACTCTTGTTCTCCGTCTGCATCCTCTCGTGGGTCTTCTGGATGTTCAGCAGATTGTGTTCGCTGCGTGACCTCTCCtcctgaaacaggaaacaggagcTTCATTCGCCCGGCTCCTCCAGGCTCCTGCCAGGTGAGCAGGCAGCTCCGGCCGAACTCACCTGAGTCTGTTTGATGAGCTGGTGGAGCTCAGTGAGCAGCTCAGCGATCTTCGTATCCGCTGACATGTTGCTcctgctgggtcagacagagaggAGGCCCGCTGCAGCTCCGCCCTGACCTCCGGATAGAAAAACTTTGGTTGTTTTGTGACAGAAACAAGCAGCAGATGAGTTTTTCTGAACCACTCGTCTCTCAGCTGCTTGCTGCTCAGCAGGCCGGATTTTCTCTCTTCGTTTATTACATGAAAActtaaacttttcctgttttagtttTCGTTTAAATGCATTGACCTCAGAATAGAGGGACAGAAGTTTGTCGTCTTTTTGGGGAAAACACCGCCTGGATTAGCGGGTCTGCAGCACATTTGATTAACATTACATTATTTATACTCTAACTGACCTCTCTAGTTATTATTAacaatgtttctgttctttccagaataaaacaatattttaaaccaTCTTTAAAACCAAGATAAGGTCAAACATTGATATAATATTCTAGTCTTTGGCCTAAAGTAAAATTTAGAGGCCGAATAAAAATCCgaaatgtttaaaacttaaCGAGCCGTTATGCAATTAGCAGCAACTGTTCGTGTTTAATCATATAATAATCCCAACTGCGCAGATTCTACATAAATATGATAATCTAAAACATTAGTAACATTGatatattttcagattatttattagGAAGCTTCTAAAACACTCACCAAGCAGGTTTGTTTATGTGTTTACGAGCCAAGAGCTAACCTCGGATTAGCATCTATTTCTTCTTTTGGGGTGTTGGGTTCAAACCGCAAACAGCGCCACCACTCCTGCGTCAGGTCAGAGttggtaaatgttttcaattcaTGAAACTTCATGTCAGCGCTGTTCCCTGTGTGCATACAACGATTACTGATTCAAATTAAATAGGAATGATTCATCTACGTCAGATCATAAAAGCagtattgtcatttttaattctaTACACATTCAGGTGCATATTGAACGTTTATCATGCAAAACATCAAATTAGTTTGACAGAGATGAAGCCTCTGGTTATATTAAGTTTCaggaatatatttatttatttattcatgtagTTCCAAAGCTCCCTTTGCCTGACTAGAGATTTCCTCAAGTCACTTTACACAAAATATAACTAATAATTGacacaaacaaagcaaaccagaaacagaaactatGATCTGTTTAAAATCCTTTAATGAGAAAACTTTGTCTCATAATAACAAGCATTAAAAGCGTCTCCAAGCTGCCACCCAGTCATCCCAGTCAGACCGCGGTGCCGGTCCGGACTCTGCAGCACGCCGATCGAAAGGTCAGCCTCAGCAGCTGCAGGGGTCAGCGAGCTGACGGCTCCAACCAGGCGGAGCGCCAACAAACTCCTGCCATCCAAACATCTCGATCCGTCGCCAAGGAGGCCGTGGTCAGTTACCGGGAAGATCCGTCCGACCAGCCCTgggttcacacacacacacacacacacacacacacacacacacacacacacacacacacacacacacacacacacacacccttctTAGTGGTGCACTTCTGATTGGACCAAAGCCTAAAATCTTTTggattttagaaatattttgtcacacaaagatttttaaatattttaggtcAATAAGTTGTGCAGTGAGAAACCAGAACATGAAGAGTTTTAGGTCTTAAAGGGTTAATGTGTCTGTGGCAGGAAGGGAAAGATGGACTGGACTCTTCCAGATCTCATAGATAATTTGTTCAGTTAAAGTCCCGGTTGCTTCAAAGACATAATTAAccaataaaatgactaaataaacaTTCCGtttcccaaaataaaacaggatttcCAAATCGGCAGATTTTTGTGTAAGCAGTGATACAAATATTCTCGTTTgagagcaaaactttgtcagtggaggtcaaaggttaaagtTAAATTGGCAGATTTCTGACCGAAGCGCAGTGGTCAAATTTCACAACAGACGCGCCCATTTCCGCAGAGTTCAAAGTTCAGAGTTTATTTATACCCAACTTTTAAAAACCAACCTGCTGCACAAAGACGCATCAAAATGACAGAATAAAACATCACCTCCAGCATAAAAGcgtcaaattaaagttttgaatctttcagctttttaaacttCTAACCGTCATGAATAATGATATAATATAGAATCACTTTGTGTGTCGCGCTGCGTTGATCTGAAATCCGTCTAAATGTTGCTGCTGGTACCTCAGGGTTCACTCCTTGGCCTTCTTCTcgctgttctgcagtttttccaCGATCTTCCTCTCGTGTCCTGCAGGATTCTGGCGGTTCGTGTTGTCGCTGGCCTCTTTCTTGGTTCTGCCTTTGCGGGCCGAACCCTCTGCGCAGAACAGAACCCGTTAGTTTTTATCCGTGTGAAGCGCAGAGCAGCAGAGCCGCAGAGCCGCGTCCTCACCTGCGTATTTGTCCGTCAGGTTGTAGCGATCATACTCATCGTAATATTCCTCCTCGAACTTGGACAGCTTCAGGTTCTTCACGTCGACGTGGCTCATGGTCGCCTCGGGAGCTTCCAGCTGTtctggaccggttctggttcGGTTCTGGTTTTGCTGCggctttgtttttctgcttcctccGGGTGAGTTTTTATAAGTTCCTCCcggttcctcctcctcttcctcctcctcctcctcctctcagccCAAACAAACAGCTGTTGCATCAGAAACTGCACGTCCAGCACGTTTGCACAcaaacatgtaaagaaaaagCGAATTTAACTCCTAAAGTGAAAAACAAGCCTAAAGTCTCTCCTGACTGACTTTGTCTCTTATAAATAAACCAACAAATTATCAGCAAGTCGCATCGAAGtaaaatccagaaataaatCATGAAGAGAAACAGCTGAGGAAACTTCAGTTTGTTCTATTCCagcaataaattcagtttaaagtcaagtttttaatttttgttttttaccaaaTTTCTACCAAAATGATAATCTAGCTTTTGCTGCACTTAGAAATAGAAACTTTTATCTTTATAAATTATTGTTACAGCTCTGAATCTTAAGGTTGACCCTCCACTTTTGCCTTCTTGttcatttatgaatttattttctcaggTAAATTTAAGAATTATAGTTTTATTATCCACAGTaacagataaagaaataaatcttttttcaatacatttattggattcagaaacattttaatgtttttgaccaGCAGTTTGTGAAGATGGAACTGGTTTCTTTAAACTGGTGTctaaccagcagcagctgcagtttcTCACGGCCCTGACCTCTTGACCTCTTGATCTCCTGAACTCTTGACCTTGACCACCTTCACAGCTGCTGCTTGAGCTTCACCTGAAGAAGCTGCCGATGGTGAGATTTagtttctgcagcagcatcagagttAGTTTCATCAGAGCGGAGCGTCGGGAGAAGTGGGGCGTCGGTTCGGGGCGTCAAGGAGGAACGGGGCGTCGGGGGGAGCGGGGCGTCGGTTCGGGGCGTCAGGGGGAGCAGGAAGGCTTGGCTCCTGAGTGAGACActtgttttcctgctgcagaGGCTCAAACATTAACCTGTTTATCTGGTCTGCAGCAGGTCAGGAGGTTAAAGTCAACAGAACTTCCATCAGCCGGATGTTCAGCTGATCAGGCCACCGCAGCCGGCCAATCAGAGCCCAGagaaaaatctgctttaaaaaaaccaaccaaTTGCAAAAAggctgaaccagaaccagaaccagaacaactGGAGCTGCTGAGGAAATAAACTGAAGCAAAGTGCCTCCATGCTGGAGCCTTCATGAATCgtccctcagcatgatgcttccaccaccaGGTTGTTGTCTGTCCGGCTTAGTGGAagcgttttgtgtttttgctgaggGAAGCGCCTGCAGTGCTCCGCGGccgccagcagggggcagcagcagTGAGCTCTGTGTGCTTCAGTCAGAGGGCCGGTCGCTGCCACAGGGGCACAGACTGCTGCAGGGGGGGGAGCAGAAGGACGGTGGCTTCTGAGGTCCAAAACACAACAGGAACTCAGAGATGGACTATTCTTCtcgttgccatggtgattcccTCCATTTCCTGGGACTTCACTCTCAGAGTGACCCGGGAGcatcagaacctccagaaccagagtGGGCGTGTCTCTGAGGATGGAGCGCTGGTTAAACCCATTAGGTTCTGGAAGTTCTGCCGGGTCAGAACCGTCATCACTCTGAGCCGAAACATTCTGGAGGAAGATCTGGAAAATCTGGGAGACCGGTCAGAACCGTAACTGGGTCGGGTAAAGTCCAGAACCTGTGGCCCGGTTCTGagtgatggttctgatggataTGGAGGTCCAGACGGGACCTGGTTCATCCCAGTATTTCTTTCCTCCAGAACCCGacccaggttctggttctgggcaGTAATATTTCTATATATAATTAAACAGTCTTACATAATTCCCTGTAGAGACGCAGCAGCTATTTCTGATGACGAGGAGACAAACGCTGATAATCTTCATCCTTTATGACAAACCGTTGATCCGGGCAGAAAACCATTTTTAGCTCCTgtgtcctcctcctcttcctcctcttcctcctcttcctcagccgGCGGTGATGAAGGAGCTCAAACATGTCAGGGATTTTTACATGTTGGCTCAGATCTGCCTGCAGGGCCCGGTTCTGCCGCCGCCACGCTGCTCCACATCGTGTTTAGGTGAGAGTTGGAGTGAAAACTGGGTCAGCAGCAGAAccaccaacagaaccagtagaACGAGCAGCTTATCTAGAACTCTGGGTTTCTGCTGAGGAAACGTTACCAGAAGGTTCTcctgaggttctggttctgttggacctgaaGCTGGACGTTTAGACTGTGAGGAATCAAATAAGttttttcacatcattttcTCACAAAGCAGCGAAGAACCATGAAGCTGAAGCTAAACgatgcggctctggaaaacctTCACCGGCTGACAGTGGAGGAGGCCGCTAGCTACAAAGCTAGCTGCGCTAACCCCGAAGCACTGAACACtgatgctaaagcgctacaccgaCACAGcttttagcagaagctaatgctaaagtacCATACAACACAGTAATTACCAGAAGAGAATGTTAAACCACTATGGTACAATTaaatttagcagaagctaacgtgCAATATTAACAGTAtgtagcagaagctaatgctaaattaaAGCACGTTGATTCCCACCAGGTGAGAATATGAGGATCTTCTCAAAACTATTCATAATGTgagtttttgcatgtttttgtttaaaactctGGTTCTTTGTTAATGTTAAGGTATTTCAGTAAAGAACAAAGATATTCAGATGTAGAAATTTTGTCCAAAATATCTAGTATATCTAACTGCAATTTATTGTCTTGTAATCTACAGACTAATTCCCTTCTCTCAACAGAAAATTTggaacagaacaaaacatgttttacggTCTAAACCCAAGCCTCCAACAGGTGGCGGTAATGTATACTAACGTTTCTTGCCACACGCTAATAAagatcaagaagaagaaaagtcaaACTGTTTAAAGAATTCTTAACTTTTTCTCACCAAAATTTCAACACAGATTTAGAACTTTATTAAACTGTAAGTTTACAAAACAGGTTAGAAAATGAACTCTTTacaatttatttggaaaaattaactTAGAAGAACGTTTAGCCGAACGTTTTTATAGTTAGCAAAATGCTAAAGAGCTAAaggaaaaactagaaaatttctgaagaaatttaaccggggcct
This window encodes:
- the sgf29 gene encoding SAGA-associated factor 29 isoform X2, with the protein product MSADTKIAELLTELHQLIKQTQEERSRSEHNLLNIQKTHERMQTENKTSPYYRTKLRGLYTTAKADAEAECSILRHALDKIAEIKSLLEERRIAAKMAGVYSDSDPPRKTMRRGVLMTLLQQSAMTLPLWIGKPGESPPPLCGAIPASSDYVAKQGDKVAARVKAVDGDEQWILAEVVSYNHSTNKYEVDDIDEEGKERHTLSRRRIIPLPQWKANPETDPEALFSKDQLVLALYPQTTCFYRALIHTPPHRPQDDYSVLFEDTSYADGYSPPLNVAQRYVVACKENKKK
- the sgf29 gene encoding SAGA-associated factor 29 isoform X1, with the protein product MSADTKIAELLTELHQLIKQTQEERSRSEHNLLNIQKTHERMQTENKTSPYYRTKLRGLYTTAKADAEAECSILRHALDKIAEIKSLLEERRIAAKMAGVYSDSDPPRKTMRRGVLMTLLQQSAMTLPLWIGKPGESPPPLCGAIPASSDYVAKQGDKVAARVKAVDGDEQWILAEVVSYNHSTNKYEVDDIDEEGKDRRHTLSRRRIIPLPQWKANPETDPEALFSKDQLVLALYPQTTCFYRALIHTPPHRPQDDYSVLFEDTSYADGYSPPLNVAQRYVVACKENKKK
- the nupr1b gene encoding nuclear protein 1b — translated: MSHVDVKNLKLSKFEEEYYDEYDRYNLTDKYAEGSARKGRTKKEASDNTNRQNPAGHERKIVEKLQNSEKKAKE